Genomic segment of Zingiber officinale cultivar Zhangliang chromosome 11B, Zo_v1.1, whole genome shotgun sequence:
AGTGTCTTATTAACTATATTAATATTTCATATTAACTGTCTGGCGAATGTTGTTAGGGAAAGTTTCTTTCAACCGCCGGTGTCTGCATGACATTGGAAGTGGTCCAAACCCCTACCAGCAAGCAATATCTATTATTGGAAGGACACTCTCTTCTTTTGATGAAGATAATCTTATTCCATGCTTTGGATTTGGTGATGGTTagtataattttttgaataattcTATTTGGATAATTGCTAAATAGAGCACAAACTTTGAATATGTTAATGAATTCAGCATGAAATTTCAATTTTAACAAATTTATGCATATACCTTCAATTTTATATCAATATAACACGTTATTAATTTAACACATTAACTAATATTTTCATAACACATCACATGACAtttttatatgaatttttttaacttaaattattattattattaactattTAGTTAAAAATGATTCCCTTATCCTAACAATCAAAGAAGTCATATACATTgatcatatttaaaaaaatataatttgttaaattaatcaTATGCTACACTtgttataaaattaataatatatgtGTAAATTTGTTAAAATTGAAAGTTCATTCTAAATTTGTTAAAATTGTGTTATGACTTACCATTGGTCATTTAGCGCTGCATACTTTTGTGTCAAAACTTGGAAGGCAAATCAGATACTACACTATCTAGACATTTTTAGATGATTATATATGTTCTTGTTCATCGTGCAGCTTCTACCCATGATCAGGAAATATTCAGCTTTTATCCAGATAACCGACCATGTGAAGGATTTGAAGAAGCACTGGAACGATACAAGGAGCTAGTGCCAAATCTCCGCCTAGCTGGTCTGTATTGTGCCTCTTCCTCTTTGAAATTCATATCAGTTCTGTACTGTTTGTGCTGACTTGCGTGCTCAATTTTCATTCAGGACCAACATCTTTTGCACCAATTATTGAAACTGCCATAGGCATTGTAGACAACTCTGGTGGGCAGTACCATGTTCTACTCATAATCGCTGATGGACAGGTCAGTTAATGATTCTGCATAGTGTTGCCTCTATCCAATATTCTTGCCTACTTCCTTATTTCATGCTGCTTGTCCTAATATTTTCTTTCAAGGTGGCTGTGATGAGTTAGTTCACATATTTGGTTTAGTCTGATACCAAGTTTCAAATTGTTTCAGTAAAActttgtttatttttgttttatttgtacaTAGGTAACAAGAAGTGTTGACACACAATATGGGCAATTAAGTCCACAAGAGAGAGATACCATAAATGCAATAGTTAAAGCTAGGTATTTGCCAACTGAGATTTCACAATGCTTCATCTTGTCCTTATTTTCTGACAACCCTTATCTGACTGTTTGTTCTTTACTTTTAGTGATTTTCCATTGTCAATAATTTTGGTTGGAGTTGGTGATGGTCCGTGGGATATGATGCGTGAATTTGATGACAATATACCTTCCCGGGCATTTGATAATTTCCAGGTTGCAAGATACACCTAAAGAAATTTTTGTTGTCTTTCTACTTATATATGCTTTATTGCCTTTATTTTGTTATTCCCTATGCAGTTTGTGAATTTTACGGAGATAATATCTAGAAACATTCCTACGAGTCGAAAGGAGGCAGAATTTGCACTTGCAGCACTGATGGAGATCCCTTCACAATATAAGGCAACAATAGACCTTCAACTTTTGGGGTATGTATCCAAATTCCTTAATTCTTGTTAATAATCACCCATTAGAAATATGAAAAGTGTGGCTCATTCTATCTGTATGCTGTTTTTTCAGTCGACGAAGAGGGATACCTGACAGGGTTTCTCTACCTCCACCAACCAGGAACCGTTATTCAAGATCAAGCAGCTTCGAGCAAGGACCTGCATTCCCCAGAACTGCCAGCAGCTTCGAGCAAGGACCTGGAATCACTAGAAGTGCACAAGCTATTTCATCTGAAAGACTTATAGAGGAGAAACTGGTACAAATGGCTTTAATTCTCTGAATTTGTTTGCTTTCAGTAAATGCTTTATGCTTAGCTACAATGAAGATCCCAAATAGAGAGCAAAATAGCATCTTATCGAATCATGTCATTTACTATCGCATCTCATCTAAAACTGTAGTATCTTTTTTCCTCTTAGACTTGTATATTTGTGTATGTTATAACAATTACCTCTATAGACTAACCTGTGGTTCAACCTAAATTTCGCCTATTCATAGAATTTCATTACCTGCCCATCAATTTCCCCACATAGAT
This window contains:
- the LOC122034200 gene encoding E3 ubiquitin-protein ligase RGLG2-like, which codes for MGTGESKQRSSYRYPNDPGYTSGYSPRYSTTTSYAQPESTNRVQKRYSRINDDYQTLSQVTDALAEAGLESSNLIVGIDFTKSNEWTGKVSFNRRCLHDIGSGPNPYQQAISIIGRTLSSFDEDNLIPCFGFGDASTHDQEIFSFYPDNRPCEGFEEALERYKELVPNLRLAGPTSFAPIIETAIGIVDNSGGQYHVLLIIADGQVTRSVDTQYGQLSPQERDTINAIVKASDFPLSIILVGVGDGPWDMMREFDDNIPSRAFDNFQFVNFTEIISRNIPTSRKEAEFALAALMEIPSQYKATIDLQLLGRRRGIPDRVSLPPPTRNRYSRSSSFEQGPAFPRTASSFEQGPGITRSAQAISSERLIEEKLTCPVCLWKQKDLAFGCGHQTCYDCGKELQRCPMCQAHITTRIKLY